The following are from one region of the Endozoicomonas sp. 4G genome:
- a CDS encoding HAD-IIA family hydrolase: protein MSKSVICDIDGVILHDNTLIPGADEFIHSVLERNISLIMLTNFPSQTEKDLQNRFASAGITIPESCFFTSAMATAEFLKRQEGQKAYVIGEGALVHELYKAGFTITDINPDFVVVGETKNYNWNMIHTGARFVSEGARFIATNPDTHGPNMAPACGALCAPIERITGKKPFYVGKPSAWIIRAALNKMGSHSDDTVIVGDNLRTDILAGFQAGLETVLVLSGVSRLADIEQVPFKPNHIFDCVADIDII from the coding sequence ATGTCTAAAAGCGTGATTTGTGACATTGACGGCGTGATTCTGCACGACAACACCCTTATTCCCGGTGCTGATGAGTTTATTCACAGTGTGTTGGAGAGGAACATCTCCCTGATCATGCTGACCAACTTCCCCTCCCAGACCGAGAAAGACCTGCAAAACCGTTTTGCTTCTGCGGGCATCACCATCCCGGAAAGCTGCTTTTTCACTTCCGCCATGGCCACAGCAGAATTCCTTAAACGACAGGAGGGTCAGAAAGCTTATGTCATCGGCGAAGGTGCGCTGGTTCACGAGCTGTATAAGGCAGGCTTTACTATTACCGACATCAATCCGGATTTTGTCGTCGTGGGAGAAACCAAAAATTATAACTGGAACATGATCCACACCGGTGCCCGGTTTGTCTCTGAAGGGGCGCGCTTTATTGCCACGAACCCCGATACGCATGGCCCCAATATGGCTCCGGCCTGCGGTGCGCTCTGTGCTCCTATCGAGCGGATTACAGGCAAAAAACCATTCTATGTCGGCAAACCCAGTGCCTGGATTATCCGTGCTGCCCTGAATAAGATGGGGTCGCACTCAGACGACACGGTCATTGTCGGTGACAACCTGCGCACGGATATTCTCGCAGGCTTTCAGGCTGGCCTTGAAACCGTTCTGGTTTTATCCGGTGTCTCTCGCCTCGCCGATATTGAACAGGTCCCTTTCAAGCCTAACCATATTTTTGATTGTGTTGCGGATATTGATATTATCTGA
- a CDS encoding recombinase family protein, translating into MLAKIEGVTSQTIRRKIESGHYEKVKQTSGGHFRIFINQQRKICYARVSSGKQKSSIDTQKRILLKEHPDAEFISDIASAFNFKRKGLQTILESAVCGNPTHIVVATKDRLARSGFELIKWLVELSGGHIEVLDDPDNASESFDTQELIGFITSFCNSHYGKRSARRRKGRKDNSVKKDQVLPRE; encoded by the coding sequence ATGCTAGCCAAGATTGAAGGCGTAACCAGCCAAACTATAAGGCGCAAGATCGAAAGCGGTCACTACGAAAAAGTTAAGCAAACCAGTGGTGGTCACTTTCGCATATTCATTAACCAGCAAAGGAAGATATGCTACGCAAGAGTCAGTTCTGGAAAGCAAAAATCCAGCATTGACACTCAAAAGCGTATCTTACTCAAAGAGCACCCTGATGCAGAATTTATCAGCGACATTGCCAGTGCTTTCAACTTTAAGCGAAAAGGACTGCAAACCATTCTGGAATCAGCGGTGTGCGGAAATCCAACCCATATTGTGGTTGCCACAAAAGATCGCCTTGCCCGATCAGGGTTTGAACTTATCAAGTGGCTCGTTGAATTATCGGGAGGACACATCGAAGTTTTGGATGACCCGGATAACGCCAGTGAGTCATTCGACACCCAAGAGCTTATCGGTTTCATTACCTCATTCTGCAATAGCCACTACGGGAAGCGATCTGCTAGAAGACGCAAAGGACGCAAAGATAATAGCGTCAAAAAAGATCAGGTTTTACCCAGAGAATGA
- a CDS encoding NTP/NDP exchange transporter, protein MSDNTEFSKWRARLWPVYAYELKKLIPMILMFYLILFNYTILRDTKDTLVVTGAGSGAEIIPFLKLWVNVPFAIIFTVTYAKLSNIFERKALFYLVISSFLLFFCFFSLVLYPARDMLHPTEFADYLQSILPPGFMGLIAVMRNWTFSLFYVMSELWGSVCLSLMFWGFANHITRVSESKRFYALFGMMGNLALPTAGLFVYFASQTRENLAEGVDPWGYSLNLMTGVLTIGGILIMLTYWWINRYVMTDTRLYKPDEIASSNKEKLSLSLKESFMHIVNSKYLLCIALLVIGYGVCINIVEVTWKNQLRMQYPNPHEYNQFMGLFSTCTGIVTITMMLFFTNNVIRRFGWTVAALCTPVVLLITGTLFFCFVLFRDFVPDILFLALGTTPLMLTVILGGVQNIMSKSTKYSLFDPTKEMSYIPLDPEEKVKGKAAVDVIGNPTGKSTGSVIQQILIIYFGSLAAIAPYVAVIVLGFFAIWIVAARSLGRQFNVLSSAKKKSSETQAQVAADSSQEPLYKKLDPADS, encoded by the coding sequence ATGTCAGACAATACCGAATTCAGTAAGTGGAGAGCGAGGCTCTGGCCCGTCTACGCTTATGAGCTTAAAAAGCTTATTCCGATGATCCTGATGTTCTACCTGATACTCTTTAACTACACCATATTGCGAGATACGAAAGACACTCTGGTAGTCACTGGTGCTGGCTCAGGAGCGGAGATAATCCCTTTTTTAAAATTATGGGTGAATGTACCTTTTGCAATAATATTCACAGTAACCTACGCAAAACTGAGTAATATATTTGAAAGGAAAGCTTTATTTTATTTAGTTATATCCAGTTTTCTGCTGTTTTTCTGTTTTTTCTCTCTGGTTCTTTATCCCGCTCGTGACATGCTCCACCCTACAGAGTTTGCCGACTACCTGCAGAGTATTCTGCCACCCGGGTTTATGGGATTGATTGCTGTTATGCGCAATTGGACGTTTTCTCTTTTCTACGTCATGTCTGAGCTTTGGGGGAGTGTCTGTCTCTCCCTGATGTTTTGGGGCTTTGCCAATCATATTACCCGAGTCTCCGAATCCAAACGGTTTTATGCACTTTTCGGCATGATGGGGAATCTGGCATTGCCGACTGCCGGGCTGTTTGTCTACTTTGCTTCACAGACTCGTGAAAACCTTGCCGAAGGTGTTGACCCCTGGGGTTACTCCCTGAATTTAATGACGGGTGTCCTCACTATTGGTGGCATTTTGATTATGCTGACTTACTGGTGGATCAACCGCTATGTGATGACGGATACAAGACTGTATAAACCTGACGAGATAGCAAGCTCCAATAAGGAAAAATTGTCGTTATCCCTGAAAGAAAGTTTTATGCATATTGTCAATTCAAAATACCTGCTTTGTATTGCCCTTTTGGTTATCGGTTATGGTGTCTGCATCAATATCGTTGAAGTCACCTGGAAAAACCAGCTGCGCATGCAATATCCAAACCCTCATGAATACAATCAGTTCATGGGGTTATTCTCCACCTGTACAGGCATTGTGACCATTACCATGATGTTATTTTTTACTAATAACGTTATCCGTCGCTTTGGCTGGACAGTAGCAGCACTGTGCACTCCGGTGGTTTTGTTAATTACCGGAACGCTGTTTTTTTGCTTTGTTTTGTTCAGGGATTTCGTACCCGATATTTTATTTCTGGCGCTGGGTACCACGCCATTGATGCTCACCGTCATATTGGGAGGGGTACAAAATATCATGAGTAAATCGACCAAGTACTCCTTGTTCGATCCCACCAAGGAAATGAGCTACATCCCGCTTGACCCTGAAGAAAAAGTGAAAGGTAAGGCGGCGGTTGATGTTATTGGCAACCCGACTGGCAAATCGACAGGTTCAGTCATACAGCAAATATTAATCATTTATTTTGGTTCACTGGCCGCTATTGCTCCTTACGTAGCTGTTATCGTTCTGGGCTTTTTTGCTATATGGATTGTCGCAGCCCGCTCATTAGGTCGCCAATTTAATGTGCTCTCAAGTGCAAAGAAAAAGTCGTCTGAGACACAAGCTCAGGTAGCGGCCGACAGCTCGCAAGAACCTTTGTACAAAAAACTGGATCCGGCTGATTCCTGA
- a CDS encoding RNA-guided endonuclease TnpB family protein has protein sequence MLYRRSYNLAVERFRNDDYKDASGKFINMRPAIKAQVKQEHKESGRAYNSIVSDNGTLEAADTFKAVREHNKKLKGAGAKEGFAEIHFKSRKGSRHSFSIDRFPKGLNPCVEALGKIHLTEDVPAEAIGKFCVITYDKGRWFVQVQQHIELNPEIQGKVRCVGVDPGVRTFATCYSEKEALIAGDNVAKTKLFPLMKQVDSLVSQKQKILNTQKGVEFPDMPQWARDRIIHFNREIDRLKCKKDDIVLDLHNRLAFELVSNYDVVFLPTFETRGMVTRKNKKVRTIRRNTCRQMLDLNHYQFKKRLKWYAKKYGKHVIDCNEAYTSKTRSWNGTIDEKLGSSKVIKGEGFTVDRDINGARNVFLKCLTR, from the coding sequence ATGCTCTATCGCAGGTCGTACAACCTTGCTGTTGAGCGTTTCCGTAACGATGACTATAAAGATGCCAGCGGAAAATTCATCAACATGCGACCTGCTATTAAAGCTCAGGTGAAGCAAGAGCACAAAGAAAGTGGCAGGGCTTATAACTCGATTGTTTCTGATAATGGAACACTGGAGGCAGCGGATACATTCAAAGCGGTCCGCGAGCACAACAAGAAGCTCAAGGGAGCTGGAGCTAAAGAGGGCTTTGCAGAAATCCATTTCAAAAGCCGCAAAGGTAGCAGGCACTCATTTTCTATTGACCGTTTCCCAAAGGGATTAAATCCCTGCGTAGAGGCTCTTGGCAAGATTCACCTGACAGAAGATGTGCCAGCAGAAGCGATTGGCAAGTTTTGTGTCATAACCTACGACAAGGGTCGCTGGTTCGTTCAGGTTCAACAACATATTGAGCTAAATCCCGAAATCCAAGGGAAGGTTAGATGCGTTGGAGTTGACCCCGGAGTTCGCACCTTTGCCACTTGCTACAGCGAAAAAGAGGCGTTGATAGCGGGTGATAACGTTGCAAAAACAAAGCTGTTCCCACTGATGAAGCAAGTGGACAGCTTGGTCAGTCAAAAGCAAAAAATCCTGAACACTCAGAAGGGCGTTGAGTTCCCCGATATGCCCCAGTGGGCAAGAGATCGGATTATTCATTTCAACAGGGAAATTGACCGGCTGAAATGCAAAAAGGATGACATTGTTCTTGATCTGCATAACCGGCTGGCGTTCGAGCTGGTGTCGAACTACGACGTTGTATTTTTGCCAACCTTTGAGACAAGAGGTATGGTCACGCGCAAAAATAAGAAGGTTCGCACCATTCGCCGTAACACCTGCCGCCAGATGCTTGACCTCAATCATTACCAATTCAAAAAGCGGCTTAAGTGGTACGCAAAAAAGTATGGAAAGCATGTGATTGATTGCAACGAAGCCTATACATCCAAGACTCGATCATGGAACGGGACCATTGACGAAAAATTAGGTTCTTCCAAGGTTATTAAGGGTGAGGGCTTCACCGTTGATCGTGACATCAACGGTGCCAGAAATGTCTTTCTTAAGTGTTTGACGAGGTAG
- a CDS encoding DUF2059 domain-containing protein, translating to MDTQRDFSLPRLSHCLKTLALLLLFVLSTKLSAADKNVLLDELYENAQLQQQLGWVLSSMTIDQKQYTLPPEVVNTVNQIVKVRYSPDLFKSSMAATLDEALSVGELLKLLDWYNSALGQKILRLEMEANDPRNALRMQAYIEKLSKDLPRTSRIRLIEELMETLDAVELGTELAASASVGAKRILHEVMPINDGRPLRPPEVLKAREKPTIRKGMSDHMRYVYLYTYRSLPDSEIRAYLNFARSTAMQNFQRGQIQAIARIL from the coding sequence ATGGATACACAGCGCGACTTTTCATTACCCCGACTGAGCCATTGTTTAAAAACTCTGGCGCTCCTTCTCTTATTTGTCCTGAGCACAAAGCTGTCAGCGGCTGACAAAAATGTTCTGCTGGATGAACTCTACGAGAACGCTCAGCTGCAACAGCAGCTGGGTTGGGTGTTATCCAGTATGACCATTGACCAAAAGCAATACACATTGCCACCGGAAGTGGTGAATACAGTGAATCAGATCGTCAAGGTTCGCTACAGTCCCGATCTTTTCAAATCATCCATGGCGGCCACTCTCGATGAAGCGTTAAGTGTCGGTGAATTACTGAAACTCCTGGACTGGTACAACTCAGCATTGGGCCAAAAAATTCTGCGTCTGGAAATGGAAGCCAATGATCCTCGCAATGCACTGCGTATGCAGGCATACATAGAAAAATTATCCAAAGATTTACCCAGAACGAGTCGTATACGTCTGATAGAAGAATTGATGGAAACGCTGGATGCCGTTGAACTGGGCACTGAACTGGCTGCCAGTGCCTCGGTGGGAGCCAAACGCATACTCCATGAAGTCATGCCAATCAACGACGGGCGCCCTTTAAGGCCACCCGAGGTGCTTAAAGCCAGGGAAAAGCCGACCATACGTAAAGGGATGAGCGACCATATGAGATACGTCTATCTCTATACCTATCGCAGCTTGCCCGACAGTGAAATTCGCGCTTACCTGAATTTTGCCAGAAGCACTGCCATGCAGAATTTTCAGCGTGGGCAGATTCAGGCTATAGCTCGGATTCTTTAA
- a CDS encoding HD domain-containing protein gives MATILANNALKLILVYQCLKVHQMITRHTLSESGHRQFQGFSWYLLLAHLCVFGFLDKANSSDHEQIETYYGVLELNPAQLPLLSELLNSQPVKRLKHINQYGIIQLVDSQGYNNESYTRYDHSLGVLYLLNYFGAPFEEQVSGLLHDISHTAFSHVSDYLFTNSSAGNPEYHDSLFRGFLEKHGVALILKHYGLTPDDIAPENSQFTMLERELPDICADRLDYILQGSARRKMLTRAQVDQILKSLHHDPLTNHWYFSSQASAQLLADASLELNKNIFVTAWGRVLYQWTTEAINRMVAINELTLEDIKYHMGDSEVWQSMLSTGDTKVAALVEKIKSAWYRVYETTDASEASTIFENLRCRVVDPRVTVSSGWQRLSALNPSFKRNYQAEMERCRRFYAVIKSP, from the coding sequence GTGGCGACTATACTGGCAAACAACGCTTTAAAGCTAATTTTGGTTTACCAGTGTCTCAAGGTGCATCAAATGATAACCCGTCACACTCTGTCTGAGTCCGGCCACCGGCAGTTTCAAGGCTTCTCGTGGTACCTGCTTTTAGCCCATTTATGTGTTTTCGGATTCCTAGACAAAGCCAATAGCAGCGACCATGAGCAGATAGAAACCTATTATGGCGTATTGGAGCTTAATCCTGCCCAGCTCCCTTTACTCTCAGAACTGTTGAACAGTCAACCTGTTAAACGACTGAAGCACATTAATCAGTATGGGATTATTCAGCTGGTTGACTCTCAAGGGTATAATAATGAATCTTATACCCGTTATGACCATTCCCTTGGGGTACTTTATCTTCTGAATTATTTCGGGGCCCCTTTTGAGGAGCAGGTCAGCGGATTGCTTCACGATATATCTCACACTGCATTCAGTCATGTCTCAGATTACCTTTTTACTAACAGCTCTGCAGGAAATCCTGAATACCATGATTCGCTATTTAGAGGTTTTTTGGAAAAGCACGGAGTTGCCCTGATATTAAAACATTATGGTCTGACGCCTGACGACATAGCCCCTGAAAATAGTCAATTTACAATGCTTGAAAGAGAGCTGCCGGATATATGCGCAGACCGGCTGGATTACATATTACAAGGCTCAGCCAGAAGGAAAATGCTAACCCGGGCGCAGGTCGATCAGATCCTGAAGTCCCTGCACCATGATCCGTTAACAAACCACTGGTATTTTAGCAGTCAGGCTTCAGCCCAGTTACTTGCAGATGCCAGCCTGGAACTCAACAAGAATATATTTGTCACCGCCTGGGGGCGGGTACTCTACCAATGGACGACAGAAGCAATCAACCGCATGGTAGCTATCAATGAACTGACCTTGGAAGACATCAAATACCACATGGGGGATAGTGAGGTATGGCAGTCCATGCTAAGCACTGGAGATACAAAGGTTGCCGCTCTTGTTGAGAAAATAAAATCCGCCTGGTACCGGGTTTATGAAACAACGGATGCGAGTGAGGCTAGCACAATCTTTGAGAATCTCCGTTGCCGGGTTGTTGACCCCAGGGTAACGGTGTCATCGGGCTGGCAAAGGCTCTCAGCCCTTAATCCGTCTTTTAAAAGAAACTATCAGGCCGAAATGGAACGTTGCCGACGCTTTTATGCCGTTATTAAGTCACCTTAA
- a CDS encoding MFS transporter produces the protein MWNKLNKSMMFCQMMFGLSFYGVMVILTRFFLEELNYSEADTMMVVGAFSAIGPLFAIAGGIICDKFLGSKRALTIAYICFAAGYALLVLGSSTQNVAMSLLGIALASYARGLMSPSYPSLYKRTFKSQEDFENGYPINYSVNNVGALLGQYLYPIFVLTIGFAGGFMLSAVMAAFAVAALFFIKKPLESIGEDIDREPVSAKNMVIFLALSAAMLGMVFFMFSDMDTGQYIVYAIGAVALLYYVTLIFKTGRADALRMGAILVMTAILTTAFFVYYGQMMTSMNIVAINTLQGDLLGFIPLAPEAAMALNPLWCIAMGPVITLLFANLEKRGIQFSTATKISFAFVMTAIAFGILTYAVRTVGPDVSISPNVFLVIHGFQAFAEVIVGSLVVAFIISVTPKEIEGFSVSLYSVAIALSGIVGAVISGSIAMDKGQEITQSFVQNVYGDYFMILTVAAVIMVGVALAASLLIRKMISKADEWDETEELSPATV, from the coding sequence ATGTGGAATAAGCTTAATAAGTCCATGATGTTCTGCCAAATGATGTTTGGCTTATCGTTTTATGGCGTGATGGTCATTTTGACCCGTTTCTTTCTGGAAGAGCTGAATTACAGCGAAGCCGATACCATGATGGTGGTCGGAGCTTTTTCTGCTATTGGTCCTCTCTTTGCCATTGCCGGCGGCATTATTTGTGACAAGTTCCTGGGGTCAAAACGTGCCCTGACCATTGCCTATATCTGTTTTGCCGCAGGTTATGCTTTGCTGGTGCTGGGCTCTTCTACCCAAAATGTCGCCATGAGCCTGCTGGGTATCGCACTGGCCAGTTATGCCCGGGGCTTGATGTCTCCCTCTTATCCGAGTCTTTATAAGCGTACTTTCAAATCTCAGGAAGATTTTGAAAACGGCTACCCGATTAATTACTCCGTGAATAATGTCGGTGCTCTGCTGGGGCAGTATCTGTATCCGATTTTTGTCTTGACGATCGGTTTTGCCGGTGGCTTTATGCTGTCAGCCGTTATGGCAGCGTTCGCCGTTGCTGCGCTGTTTTTCATCAAGAAACCTCTGGAAAGTATTGGGGAGGATATTGACAGGGAGCCTGTCAGCGCCAAAAACATGGTTATCTTCCTGGCATTATCAGCGGCGATGCTGGGCATGGTGTTCTTTATGTTCTCCGATATGGATACCGGGCAGTACATCGTTTATGCCATCGGTGCTGTCGCATTGTTGTACTACGTCACCCTGATTTTCAAAACAGGCAGAGCCGATGCCTTGAGAATGGGAGCTATCCTGGTCATGACGGCGATCCTGACCACTGCCTTCTTTGTGTACTATGGACAGATGATGACGTCTATGAACATTGTCGCCATTAATACCTTGCAAGGTGATCTGCTGGGCTTTATTCCACTGGCTCCTGAAGCCGCCATGGCATTGAACCCACTGTGGTGTATTGCCATGGGACCGGTGATTACCCTGTTGTTTGCCAACCTTGAAAAGCGTGGTATCCAATTCAGTACGGCCACTAAAATCTCTTTTGCCTTTGTGATGACCGCGATTGCTTTCGGCATCCTGACCTATGCCGTCAGAACGGTAGGCCCGGATGTCAGCATCTCTCCCAATGTGTTCCTGGTGATTCATGGCTTCCAGGCCTTTGCTGAAGTGATTGTTGGTTCTCTGGTGGTCGCCTTTATTATTTCTGTGACACCCAAAGAAATTGAGGGCTTCTCTGTTTCCCTTTATTCAGTGGCGATTGCTCTCAGTGGTATCGTAGGTGCTGTAATCTCCGGTTCCATTGCTATGGATAAGGGACAGGAAATCACCCAGTCGTTTGTTCAGAATGTTTACGGCGACTATTTTATGATACTGACCGTTGCCGCTGTCATCATGGTGGGTGTGGCGCTGGCCGCTTCTCTGTTGATCAGGAAGATGATCAGCAAGGCCGATGAATGGGATGAGACTGAAGAACTCTCTCCAGCCACGGTTTGA
- the deoA gene encoding thymidine phosphorylase gives MFLPQEVIRSKREGDVLKSDAIREFILGVTDNSVSEGQVAAFAMATYFQGMNIEERIALTCAMRDSGDVLNWAADHLNGPVLDKHSTGGVGDVVSLMLGPMIAACGGYVPMISGRGLGHTGGTLDKLDSIPGYTTNASETLFRKVVKETGVAIIGQTGELAPADKRIYGIRDVTATVESVDMITASILAKKLAEGLDALVMDIKVGSGAFMPTYEKSVELAESIVRVANGAGVKTTALLTDMNQCLASSAGNAVEVREAVRYLTGEYRNQRLHEITLSQASELLVSGGLAESTGQAREQLMQALDSGKAADIFGKMVHSLGGPSDFLEKYDDYLPKASIIKPVYMEGEGYISAMNTREVGLAVVQMGGGRKVASDSIDYAVGITDICRLGDKLSAKQPIALLHANDEESWHTAADRLRQAISCSDSKPEDSPCVYQVIAS, from the coding sequence ATGTTTCTCCCACAGGAAGTTATTCGTAGCAAACGTGAAGGCGACGTTCTGAAGTCGGATGCCATTCGTGAGTTCATCCTGGGCGTTACAGACAACAGCGTATCTGAAGGTCAGGTAGCGGCATTTGCCATGGCTACCTATTTTCAGGGCATGAATATTGAGGAGCGTATCGCGCTGACCTGCGCCATGAGAGATTCTGGTGATGTTCTGAACTGGGCTGCGGATCATCTGAACGGCCCGGTTCTGGATAAACATTCTACCGGTGGTGTAGGCGACGTGGTCAGCCTGATGCTAGGCCCCATGATTGCCGCCTGCGGTGGTTATGTCCCCATGATTTCTGGCCGTGGTCTGGGCCACACAGGTGGTACTCTGGACAAGCTGGACAGCATTCCCGGCTATACGACAAATGCCTCAGAAACACTGTTTCGCAAAGTGGTGAAAGAGACAGGCGTGGCTATCATTGGCCAAACAGGTGAGTTAGCGCCTGCTGACAAACGTATTTACGGCATTCGTGATGTCACCGCTACCGTTGAGTCCGTCGATATGATCACCGCCTCCATTCTTGCCAAGAAACTGGCCGAAGGTTTGGACGCCCTGGTCATGGACATCAAGGTGGGCAGTGGTGCCTTTATGCCAACCTACGAAAAATCGGTAGAACTGGCAGAAAGTATTGTTCGGGTTGCCAACGGTGCAGGCGTGAAAACCACGGCCCTGCTGACGGATATGAATCAGTGCCTGGCCTCCAGTGCTGGTAACGCCGTGGAAGTCAGGGAAGCGGTGCGTTACCTGACCGGTGAATACCGTAATCAACGACTGCATGAAATCACTCTGTCCCAGGCTTCAGAACTTCTGGTTTCAGGCGGTCTTGCTGAAAGTACCGGTCAGGCCAGGGAGCAACTTATGCAGGCTCTGGATTCCGGCAAAGCGGCTGACATCTTTGGCAAGATGGTTCACAGCCTGGGCGGGCCTTCGGACTTTTTGGAAAAATACGACGACTATCTACCAAAAGCGTCCATTATCAAGCCGGTTTACATGGAAGGCGAAGGTTATATCAGCGCCATGAACACCCGTGAAGTGGGTCTTGCAGTCGTGCAGATGGGTGGTGGTCGAAAAGTAGCCAGCGATTCCATCGATTATGCCGTCGGTATCACCGACATCTGTCGTCTGGGAGATAAGCTATCGGCAAAACAACCCATTGCACTGCTTCATGCCAACGATGAAGAAAGCTGGCATACGGCGGCGGACAGGTTGAGACAGGCGATTTCTTGTTCGGATAGCAAGCCGGAGGATTCACCCTGTGTTTATCAGGTGATAGCAAGCTAG
- a CDS encoding OprD family outer membrane porin has product MHLKSGLQLAVLFASGFWSTAVLSSESLSDNSSFINNTTVGGKLRTVYYDIRNTVKDSTAGAWTGGLSLDLRSGLGEIAAIGASLYSAVKLYMPEDNTNSSQLLNNANEGFSKLGQAYVELKLPSMSENRSASFTAGRQNLRTGLISGSSSRTVPSNWNGYTLKGTIENLKIGFALVDQMSLRNQAGFHSLMNFSGEKIDYIVGAEAIYTLQFSHERELRLKYRNAFAKEFLQAHNGDILFTTYAGQNLKINLGASYYQTQKSGRLWEGTGWGGSPLFDDKASAINLHGGLTAGSWHFRAGVSHFKAPSSVKTSGTGYTPPGAYYYDLGANTHGFWDMNTSGFAEDMLYDGETTWMMGLIYHFSESWLKGLKAGYAFHYGSGMEVSTPGGEKKSVAEQEHDVHLVYAFPKTVLEGLKFKLKYGLYRNDKALRQAIRKEENDLRIWLDYDFRIF; this is encoded by the coding sequence ATGCACTTAAAATCAGGTTTGCAACTAGCAGTGCTTTTTGCTTCAGGATTTTGGAGTACTGCGGTTTTATCCAGTGAATCATTATCTGATAACTCGTCGTTTATTAATAATACGACAGTGGGCGGAAAGCTTCGGACGGTATATTACGATATACGCAACACGGTAAAAGACTCAACAGCAGGAGCCTGGACGGGAGGCTTATCCCTTGATTTGCGTTCCGGTTTGGGTGAAATAGCAGCAATAGGGGCCAGTTTATATAGCGCGGTTAAGTTGTACATGCCCGAAGATAATACGAATTCATCTCAATTGTTGAATAATGCTAACGAAGGTTTCAGTAAGCTGGGGCAGGCTTATGTCGAACTAAAATTACCCTCAATGTCCGAAAACCGATCTGCCAGTTTTACGGCGGGACGACAGAATTTACGTACCGGACTGATTTCCGGCTCCAGCTCAAGAACCGTTCCCAGCAACTGGAATGGGTATACCCTCAAAGGCACGATTGAAAACCTGAAAATCGGTTTTGCCCTGGTTGATCAGATGTCACTTAGAAATCAGGCAGGTTTTCATAGTCTGATGAACTTTTCCGGGGAAAAAATTGATTACATCGTAGGTGCTGAAGCGATCTATACACTTCAGTTTTCCCATGAGCGTGAATTGCGGCTTAAATATCGCAATGCTTTCGCCAAAGAGTTTTTACAGGCACACAATGGCGATATTTTATTTACCACTTATGCAGGACAGAATCTCAAAATTAACCTGGGGGCCAGCTATTATCAAACTCAAAAAAGTGGTCGTCTCTGGGAGGGGACTGGCTGGGGTGGTTCACCATTATTTGACGATAAGGCCAGTGCTATCAACTTGCACGGGGGCTTGACAGCGGGTTCATGGCATTTTCGTGCAGGCGTCAGCCATTTTAAGGCGCCATCCAGCGTAAAAACTTCGGGCACCGGTTACACTCCACCCGGCGCCTATTATTATGATCTTGGAGCAAACACCCACGGGTTCTGGGACATGAACACTTCCGGTTTTGCTGAAGATATGTTGTACGACGGGGAAACAACATGGATGATGGGCCTTATCTATCATTTTTCAGAATCCTGGCTCAAAGGGCTGAAGGCCGGTTATGCATTTCATTATGGCTCCGGAATGGAAGTCAGCACTCCCGGCGGCGAAAAAAAATCTGTCGCAGAACAGGAACACGACGTTCATCTGGTTTATGCATTTCCGAAGACTGTGCTGGAAGGGTTGAAATTCAAACTGAAATACGGTCTTTATCGAAATGATAAGGCATTACGACAAGCCATTCGCAAAGAAGAAAACGATTTGCGAATCTGGCTCGATTATGATTTCCGGATTTTCTGA